The following are encoded together in the Candidatus Woesebacteria bacterium genome:
- a CDS encoding glycosyltransferase family 4 protein, which translates to MRILIGISYYYPNVSGLSIYAKNLAESLASQGHKVEVITSRHTGELEYKSKENNVSVKRVWTPFKIGRGAIMPTYVLEAYKSVKEADVVNCHIPSFEIVILVILAKLLRRKVIITHHCDLSNWPGLINQITERITYLSLLISGMLADKIVVYTKDYADSSVYLKHFKDKLVYILPPVKVVVAKKKMARIYKGIHPKIGFAGRVAREKGIKYLLEAITHIDKKITSNLKIFIAGPKKEVIGGGFEEEFNKLYKKYKSKIIYLGALNELEMADFYSMLDILVLPSIERIESFGFVQVEAMLSGCPVVASNMPGVRMPIVLSGMGELAEIRDSKSIASKITKILTSRKKYVKSQKTIQAIFNYHNTINAYGELFKNISKK; encoded by the coding sequence ATGAGAATATTAATAGGAATTTCATATTATTACCCCAATGTAAGCGGACTTTCGATATACGCTAAAAATCTAGCCGAAAGTTTGGCAAGTCAGGGACATAAGGTGGAAGTCATTACTTCAAGACACACCGGCGAGTTGGAATATAAAAGTAAGGAGAATAATGTTTCGGTGAAGAGAGTGTGGACACCTTTTAAAATTGGACGTGGGGCGATTATGCCAACATATGTACTTGAAGCTTACAAATCGGTAAAAGAAGCAGATGTCGTTAATTGTCACATTCCATCATTTGAAATAGTAATTCTGGTTATATTAGCAAAACTACTCCGAAGAAAAGTAATAATTACTCATCACTGCGATTTGTCCAACTGGCCTGGTTTAATTAATCAAATTACCGAACGGATAACATATTTATCCCTGTTGATTAGTGGCATGTTGGCAGATAAGATTGTGGTTTACACAAAGGACTATGCCGATAGTTCCGTTTATTTGAAACACTTCAAAGATAAATTGGTTTATATTTTACCTCCCGTGAAGGTTGTTGTGGCGAAGAAAAAAATGGCAAGAATTTACAAAGGGATACATCCCAAAATTGGGTTTGCGGGAAGAGTTGCACGCGAAAAAGGAATAAAATATTTGCTGGAAGCAATTACCCATATCGATAAAAAGATTACGAGTAACCTAAAAATATTTATTGCCGGTCCTAAAAAAGAAGTGATAGGCGGAGGGTTTGAAGAAGAATTTAACAAATTATACAAGAAATATAAAAGTAAAATTATATATTTAGGTGCGCTGAACGAATTAGAAATGGCTGATTTTTATTCAATGCTGGACATACTAGTCCTCCCGTCCATTGAGCGAATAGAAAGTTTTGGCTTTGTCCAGGTTGAAGCAATGCTTTCAGGTTGTCCGGTTGTTGCAAGCAATATGCCAGGGGTCAGAATGCCGATTGTATTAAGTGGAATGGGAGAACTGGCTGAAATTAGAGACAGTAAGTCTATTGCCAGCAAAATTACCAAGATATTAACAAGTCGAAAAAAGTACGTTAAATCCCAAAAAACAATACAAGCGATTTTTAATTATCACAACACGATCAACGCATATGGTGAGTTATTCAAAAATATATCTAAAAAATAA
- the murJ gene encoding murein biosynthesis integral membrane protein MurJ, with amino-acid sequence MNNFIQKGKKIITSPQSSILSAATLIMMTIVASKILGFIRQRVLFSYFAPKQTDLLLAAFDVPDIMFEVLVFGVVSAAFIPIFSGYITKKKEEDGWHMASSSINITLVIYLIFASIAFLFLNPIYTILAGQQVKNMLGISGGYSPEDITLVVNISRVLLFSQIFFVISSFTTGVLESYRRFLMPALAPLVYNISIILGIIFLSGQFGLFGVAIGAVVGALFHFLVQIPVAAHLGFHPKLVWDLQDKGVRKLYKLSLPRVFELSILQVRRFVWLFLGSIVTGGLTYLKSGDLLQTLPISVFGMSLAKAALPTLSLQASDNDMKSFRQTFFTTLNQILFLVVPLSVFMIVLRVPIVRLVFGASQFDWEATLETGKVLSAFSVGMFAYAGSLLITRAFYALQDTKTPVAISVFSMVLNALLAFYLILYCNTGIWGIALSYASAGIFQFCFLILIIVKRIESNIKFFLIPFLKISLASIFSGGAIYALIKVVDRASWVNESSFLGKLDTQGIMIEQIVVDTRYAGNLFFLTAFVSLVGFGIYILLLILFRSQEVWSFFNFARRIMTKNIAPIPSKEREQVTPLPTDSSSN; translated from the coding sequence ATGAATAATTTTATACAAAAAGGAAAAAAAATTATAACTTCTCCGCAGTCATCAATTTTATCGGCGGCAACGCTTATTATGATGACAATAGTTGCCTCAAAGATCTTGGGATTTATAAGGCAGAGAGTTTTATTTTCGTATTTTGCACCCAAGCAAACCGATCTGCTACTTGCCGCTTTTGATGTACCCGATATTATGTTTGAAGTTTTGGTATTCGGGGTAGTTTCGGCTGCTTTTATTCCAATATTTTCAGGCTATATAACTAAGAAGAAAGAAGAGGATGGTTGGCATATGGCTTCGAGTAGTATCAACATCACACTTGTCATCTATTTAATATTTGCAAGTATTGCGTTTCTCTTTTTGAATCCGATATATACCATACTTGCCGGACAACAAGTAAAAAATATGCTTGGAATAAGTGGGGGATATTCTCCTGAGGATATTACCCTAGTCGTAAATATATCCAGGGTTCTTTTGTTCTCGCAAATATTTTTTGTGATTAGCTCTTTTACAACGGGGGTACTTGAAAGTTATCGTAGATTTTTGATGCCTGCACTTGCCCCGCTTGTTTATAACATAAGCATAATATTGGGAATAATTTTTCTCTCGGGTCAATTCGGTCTTTTTGGAGTGGCAATTGGTGCCGTAGTTGGTGCACTTTTTCACTTTTTGGTACAGATTCCAGTTGCTGCACATTTGGGATTTCACCCAAAACTTGTTTGGGATTTGCAAGACAAAGGTGTAAGAAAGCTATATAAATTGTCGCTACCCCGTGTGTTTGAGTTGTCAATATTGCAAGTCAGAAGATTTGTCTGGCTTTTTTTGGGATCGATAGTCACCGGTGGTTTAACCTATCTTAAATCCGGCGATTTACTGCAGACCTTGCCGATAAGCGTTTTTGGAATGTCTTTGGCAAAAGCAGCATTGCCAACATTGTCTCTTCAGGCGTCTGACAATGATATGAAATCATTTAGGCAGACTTTTTTTACAACCTTAAATCAGATATTATTTTTAGTCGTTCCATTAAGTGTATTTATGATTGTTTTGCGTGTGCCAATTGTGCGTTTGGTTTTTGGAGCATCGCAATTTGATTGGGAAGCAACGCTTGAAACCGGGAAGGTGTTGTCGGCATTCTCGGTTGGAATGTTTGCCTATGCGGGATCTTTGCTTATTACACGGGCTTTCTATGCGCTTCAAGATACCAAAACGCCTGTAGCTATTTCGGTTTTTTCAATGGTGTTGAATGCTTTGCTGGCTTTTTATTTGATTCTTTATTGCAATACGGGAATATGGGGAATTGCTTTGTCTTATGCTTCTGCCGGAATATTTCAATTCTGCTTTCTTATTCTGATAATCGTTAAACGGATTGAATCCAATATTAAGTTTTTTCTCATACCTTTTTTGAAAATATCCCTGGCGTCGATTTTTTCGGGAGGAGCAATATATGCACTGATAAAAGTCGTAGACAGGGCATCGTGGGTGAATGAGTCGTCATTTTTGGGAAAATTAGATACCCAAGGTATTATGATTGAGCAAATTGTTGTAGATACAAGGTATGCCGGTAATTTATTTTTTCTGACTGCTTTCGTGTCGTTAGTGGGCTTTGGTATTTATATTTTGTTACTTATCCTTTTTAGATCCCAGGAGGTTTGGTCGTTTTTCAATTTTGCCAGGAGGATTATGACTAAAAATATTGCTCCTATTCCCTCAAAAGAACGCGAACAGGTTACTCCTTTGCCTACAGATTCCTCATCAAATTAG
- a CDS encoding glycosyltransferase family 39 protein, producing MKKYFNSPVLITFILVLIISLALLLRFNSLNWDQNQHLHPDERFLTMVTNDVSLPSNLNTYLNPDVSPLNPYNAGYTFYVYGTLPLTLTKIVSQYITFDNFTYNNITLVGRLLSALVDVLTVLIIFKIGQKIFGDKAGLIASFIYATSVLPIQLSHFYAVDTFLVFFATLAFFFMVNYVYTKTSVSIILAGTAFGLSIASKISALTFLPFLVAPIIFTALKRNKYLYPLLHLMLFIGVTYLVLRLVDPRIFTNDYTSFRINDVFIENIKQLESYNKPDIHFPPAVQWIKTKSFTYPAGNMFFWGWGVPLFVTIFMSIVFTSIKIFGYVFQNISKPTLLVRNMDYSYFFLVVIMSWIMFLFIYQGQQFAKALRYFYPMYPFSALIAGNFITVLLNKLPVSLKLSTTISFLILLLLWPMSFSAIYSKNHTRISASKWIYENVPQGSVITCEYWDDCLPLTLGDNNIHNYTTQTLSLFEEDTEEKWNRITKELETVDYLVLSSNRLWGSITKVPELYPVTSKFYNDLFTNKLHFIKVAEFTSFPTLPVVNIIINDTSSDETFTVYDHPVVMIFKRI from the coding sequence ATGAAAAAATACTTTAATTCACCAGTTTTAATAACATTCATTTTGGTTTTGATAATTAGTCTTGCATTATTGCTAAGATTTAACAGTTTGAATTGGGATCAAAATCAACATCTTCATCCTGATGAAAGATTTCTCACAATGGTAACAAACGATGTTTCTCTACCAAGTAATCTAAACACTTACTTAAATCCTGATGTTTCACCCCTTAACCCCTATAACGCCGGATATACATTTTATGTTTACGGTACTCTACCGTTAACACTTACAAAAATAGTTTCGCAATATATTACATTTGACAATTTTACTTACAACAACATTACGCTTGTCGGAAGGCTTTTGTCTGCTTTAGTGGATGTACTTACGGTTTTGATTATCTTCAAAATCGGGCAAAAAATATTTGGTGATAAGGCTGGTCTAATTGCAAGTTTTATCTATGCCACTTCTGTTCTACCAATACAACTCTCTCATTTCTATGCAGTTGACACATTCTTGGTTTTCTTTGCGACCTTGGCATTTTTCTTTATGGTAAATTATGTATATACAAAAACATCCGTTAGTATCATTTTAGCGGGGACAGCATTTGGACTTTCCATTGCTTCAAAAATATCTGCACTTACCTTTTTACCATTTCTTGTTGCGCCAATTATATTTACGGCATTAAAACGAAATAAATATCTATATCCACTGCTGCACCTAATGCTGTTTATTGGGGTAACATATTTGGTGTTACGTCTAGTTGATCCAAGAATATTTACCAATGATTACACTAGCTTCAGAATCAATGATGTGTTTATTGAAAACATTAAACAATTAGAATCCTACAACAAGCCGGATATCCATTTTCCCCCGGCAGTTCAATGGATTAAAACAAAATCTTTTACTTATCCTGCCGGGAATATGTTTTTCTGGGGTTGGGGTGTTCCACTTTTTGTAACAATTTTCATGTCAATTGTGTTTACTTCCATAAAAATATTCGGTTATGTTTTTCAAAATATTTCCAAACCAACATTACTTGTAAGAAATATGGACTATTCATATTTTTTTCTAGTTGTAATAATGTCTTGGATAATGTTTTTGTTCATCTATCAGGGTCAACAATTTGCAAAAGCATTACGCTATTTTTATCCCATGTACCCCTTTTCGGCTCTAATCGCCGGAAATTTTATTACAGTGCTACTTAACAAATTACCTGTAAGTCTGAAATTATCGACAACAATTTCGTTTTTGATACTACTCTTATTATGGCCAATGTCTTTTTCGGCGATTTATTCAAAAAATCACACACGAATCTCGGCAAGTAAGTGGATATATGAAAATGTACCCCAAGGTTCGGTTATAACTTGTGAATACTGGGACGACTGCCTTCCCTTAACGCTTGGTGACAACAACATACATAATTACACAACCCAAACACTTTCTTTGTTTGAGGAAGACACTGAAGAAAAGTGGAATCGAATAACTAAAGAATTAGAAACAGTAGATTACTTGGTTTTATCATCCAACAGACTCTGGGGTTCAATCACCAAAGTTCCCGAATTATATCCAGTTACTTCAAAATTTTATAACGATTTGTTTACCAACAAACTTCACTTTATTAAAGTGGCGGAGTTTACCTCTTTTCCCACTTTACCAGTAGTAAACATAATCATTAATGATACTTCATCGGATGAAACATTTACAGTATATGATCATCCGGTGGTCATGATTTTTAAAAGGATTTAA
- a CDS encoding class I SAM-dependent methyltransferase, translating into MVSYSKIYLKNKPLFISVIRSKEAKLFVPGLPYKRPVLDFGCGDGFYAKTVVYPTQGKIDCGVDVAEKVLTYANESKAYRKVICYDGVKLPFPKNTFSTVFSNCVLEHVVYLESNLHEIHRVLKPNGKFYCTVMTNKWEDYLAGNVLSKDYYGKWMRRVQVHVQLPDYNAWCRLFKASGFTINSSIGYMDKRASWWMDFLHYISIPNLMTYKLFKKWVLFPGVFDILPVYKFIDNLSQKSVSLSKAAAIYFELEKH; encoded by the coding sequence ATGGTGAGTTATTCAAAAATATATCTAAAAAATAAACCATTATTCATATCGGTAATCAGAAGCAAAGAAGCAAAACTTTTTGTACCCGGTCTGCCTTATAAAAGACCTGTACTTGATTTTGGTTGTGGAGATGGTTTTTATGCAAAAACAGTTGTTTATCCTACTCAGGGAAAAATTGATTGTGGGGTGGATGTTGCAGAAAAAGTACTAACGTATGCCAATGAAAGTAAAGCTTATCGCAAAGTAATTTGTTACGATGGTGTAAAGTTACCGTTTCCTAAAAACACATTCTCTACGGTATTTTCAAATTGTGTGTTGGAACATGTTGTGTATTTAGAAAGTAATTTACACGAAATCCACAGAGTCCTTAAGCCAAACGGAAAATTCTATTGTACGGTAATGACCAATAAGTGGGAGGATTATCTCGCAGGAAATGTCCTCTCTAAAGACTATTACGGGAAATGGATGCGAAGAGTACAAGTACACGTGCAACTTCCAGATTACAATGCATGGTGTCGTCTATTCAAAGCGTCGGGATTTACAATTAATTCATCAATTGGATATATGGACAAACGTGCGAGTTGGTGGATGGATTTTTTGCACTACATATCTATTCCCAATTTGATGACGTACAAATTATTTAAAAAGTGGGTATTGTTTCCCGGTGTGTTTGATATTTTGCCCGTTTACAAATTTATAGATAATTTATCGCAAAAAAGCGTTTCCCTAAGCAAAGCAGCAGCAATATACTTTGAGTTGGAAAAACATTAA
- a CDS encoding 30S ribosomal protein S20 yields the protein MPVTVTAKRALRGSKRKEAVNKKRMTLLSIALRKAVKSPNDKTLKTAVSLLDRANKNKLIHKNKVARIKSRLSKLGKKPKSSPQKNSPKKSK from the coding sequence ATGCCAGTAACGGTAACAGCAAAAAGAGCACTCAGGGGATCAAAAAGAAAAGAAGCGGTCAATAAAAAACGCATGACCTTGCTTAGTATTGCTTTGCGTAAAGCAGTAAAAAGTCCAAACGACAAAACTCTTAAAACAGCAGTCAGTCTTCTCGACAGAGCAAACAAAAATAAGCTCATTCATAAAAATAAAGTTGCCAGGATAAAATCACGCTTGTCAAAGCTGGGTAAAAAACCCAAATCTTCACCTCAAAAAAACTCTCCAAAAAAGAGTAAATAA
- a CDS encoding glycosyltransferase family 39 protein, with protein MNYISKYKYQILCVIILIGGFFRLFKSDWGEGIFYHPDEYHIVSAVNRINLPEKANPEMFSYGSSTVYLIYFVKNIVERITNTPPNVFLVGRTLAGIFSTATLFVIYMLSEKIFKNTPRSLLATLLVAFTPGLIQQAHFTTPESFLIFWIFLCILLFTHWIHRGNKISIIFSAICLGIAIGTKITALFVYPVFALSVFIPSGENPTANFFNKLLKLIILTAIVVLSFLTVFPYSLLDKTNFLSSLDYETAVGRGSLIVFYTRQFIDTSPIIFHFYKVFPYALGIPMMLAGAMGCVYMFINTLRSKEKTTKNTSIIILASFLTLLAGNVFLHVKWTRFVAPTFPFFSIFCVYLIGLIKHSKGLLGTYVALLCVLTALWSGMFFSIYRNSDTRASANVWINKNIPTDSVILTESGNTYEVPLSGTYTKIPFDFYNLENNLVNQSMLVDNLLIADYFIVQSRRVYANSVRLENLFPFTSNFYTQLFNGNLGFEKVATFNSYPTLRLGGRVWSIDDEKAEETWSVFDHPVLVIYKKTTNSTKNFYEKIL; from the coding sequence GTGAACTACATAAGTAAATACAAATACCAAATTCTGTGCGTAATTATTTTGATAGGCGGATTTTTTAGATTATTCAAATCCGATTGGGGAGAAGGTATTTTTTATCATCCCGATGAATACCACATTGTATCGGCTGTAAATAGAATCAATCTTCCCGAAAAGGCCAACCCTGAAATGTTTTCTTATGGGTCATCAACTGTATATTTAATTTACTTTGTAAAAAATATTGTCGAGAGGATTACCAATACCCCCCCTAATGTCTTTCTTGTCGGTAGAACACTTGCAGGCATATTCTCCACCGCAACACTATTTGTTATATATATGCTTTCCGAAAAAATATTTAAGAATACACCCCGCTCGCTTCTTGCAACATTATTAGTTGCCTTTACTCCGGGACTAATCCAACAAGCTCATTTCACAACCCCTGAGTCATTTTTAATTTTCTGGATATTTCTTTGTATTCTGTTGTTCACACATTGGATACACAGAGGTAATAAAATAAGCATCATCTTTTCGGCCATATGCCTTGGGATTGCAATAGGAACAAAAATAACCGCACTTTTTGTTTACCCCGTTTTTGCACTCTCTGTCTTTATACCAAGTGGAGAAAACCCAACCGCCAACTTCTTCAATAAATTGCTTAAGCTAATTATTCTAACAGCAATCGTGGTACTATCGTTTCTAACAGTTTTCCCTTACAGTTTGTTGGATAAAACCAATTTTCTGAGTTCTCTCGATTACGAAACCGCCGTCGGTAGGGGATCGTTGATAGTTTTTTACACTCGACAATTCATTGACACTTCTCCGATCATTTTTCACTTTTACAAAGTTTTCCCGTATGCGCTTGGAATCCCCATGATGCTAGCCGGTGCAATGGGATGTGTATATATGTTCATCAATACTTTGCGCTCTAAAGAAAAAACTACCAAGAATACAAGTATTATTATACTGGCTTCTTTTCTAACATTGCTGGCTGGAAATGTATTTTTACATGTAAAATGGACTCGCTTTGTGGCACCTACTTTCCCCTTCTTTTCAATATTTTGTGTTTATTTGATCGGTTTAATCAAACATTCTAAAGGTCTATTGGGTACATATGTCGCACTTTTATGTGTTTTAACAGCGCTTTGGTCGGGAATGTTTTTTTCGATATACCGTAATTCCGATACGAGGGCTAGCGCAAACGTCTGGATTAACAAAAATATTCCAACAGACTCCGTAATACTAACAGAATCAGGAAATACTTACGAAGTACCTCTTTCCGGAACGTACACCAAAATTCCATTTGATTTTTACAATCTAGAAAATAATTTGGTTAATCAAAGTATGCTAGTAGATAATTTACTAATTGCCGATTATTTTATAGTCCAAAGCAGGCGGGTCTATGCAAATTCCGTCAGACTTGAGAATCTGTTTCCTTTTACCAGCAATTTTTATACACAACTTTTTAATGGCAATCTGGGATTTGAAAAAGTTGCGACTTTTAACTCATATCCCACACTACGTCTGGGAGGACGTGTTTGGTCTATTGACGATGAAAAAGCCGAGGAAACATGGTCAGTCTTTGACCACCCCGTACTTGTAATTTATAAAAAAACAACCAACTCGACCAAAAACTTTTATGAAAAAATACTTTAA
- the dnaK gene encoding molecular chaperone DnaK encodes MSKTIGIDLGTTNSVVAVMEAGRPKVIPASDTGRNITPSVVEPVKNLVGDVAKRQLVLNPKNTIHSVKRLVGRRVSDDEIKKSEGMVSYKIVSGKDDMAAIEVDGKTYTPQEISARILMKLKKDAEDYLGETVDSAVITVPAYFDDAQRQATKQAGKIAGLDVKRIINEPTAAALAYGLDKKKTEKIAVYDLGGGTFDISILELGDGVFEVKSTNGDTHLGGDDFDEKIVDWIVSEFKKDYAVDLKVDKQALQRVRDAAEKAKIELSASQEVEINQPYITQKDGQPLHLTLKLTRAKYENLVEDLINKSMKPVTACLKDAKLDPHDIDEVILVGGMTRMPKVQEVVKEYFGKDPNKSVNPDEVVAIGAAIQAGVLGGEVKDVLLLDVTPLTLAIETLGGVATPMISRNTTVPASKDNVFSTAADNQTQVEIHVVQGERPMASDNKSLGRFVLDGIAPSPRGVPQIEVTFDIDASGILKVTAKDKATGKSQNITITGAVGLSDDEIERMKEEAEKHKEEDKKKQEEVEIKNKADAIVATAEKAIKDTGDKLDVKIKEDIEEKIKAVKDVVDSGDKEKIEKAVEDLSSNLQKIGESVYGGKNSEQPESKENDGQDGEEKADDKSEKKTSDKETAEEGEVVE; translated from the coding sequence ATGTCAAAAACAATCGGTATAGATTTAGGAACAACGAATTCGGTCGTTGCCGTTATGGAAGCAGGAAGACCGAAAGTAATCCCCGCGTCCGATACAGGTAGAAATATTACGCCTTCCGTTGTGGAACCCGTCAAAAATCTTGTTGGTGATGTTGCAAAGCGTCAACTTGTGTTGAATCCCAAAAATACGATTCACTCTGTTAAACGACTTGTCGGTAGAAGGGTTAGTGATGATGAAATTAAAAAGAGTGAAGGTATGGTCAGCTATAAAATTGTTTCCGGCAAGGATGACATGGCTGCCATTGAAGTTGATGGCAAAACTTACACACCTCAGGAAATTTCGGCACGAATTTTGATGAAACTCAAAAAAGACGCGGAAGATTATCTTGGAGAGACAGTTGATTCAGCTGTTATTACCGTGCCCGCGTATTTTGACGATGCTCAACGTCAAGCAACCAAGCAAGCGGGAAAAATTGCAGGCTTGGATGTTAAAAGAATAATAAACGAACCTACGGCTGCGGCACTTGCCTATGGTCTGGATAAAAAGAAAACAGAAAAAATTGCCGTCTACGATTTGGGTGGAGGCACCTTTGATATTTCAATTCTCGAACTTGGCGATGGCGTTTTCGAAGTAAAGTCCACAAATGGAGATACACATCTCGGGGGCGATGATTTTGATGAGAAAATTGTTGATTGGATCGTATCCGAGTTTAAAAAGGATTATGCAGTTGATTTGAAGGTTGACAAACAAGCGCTCCAGAGGGTACGAGATGCCGCAGAGAAAGCAAAAATTGAACTGTCGGCTTCACAGGAAGTTGAGATCAATCAGCCTTATATAACTCAAAAAGATGGTCAACCACTGCACTTAACCCTCAAACTTACCAGAGCTAAATATGAAAATTTGGTTGAAGATCTTATTAATAAATCAATGAAACCGGTCACCGCATGTTTGAAAGACGCAAAACTTGATCCGCACGATATTGATGAGGTAATTCTGGTTGGCGGAATGACGAGAATGCCCAAGGTACAAGAAGTAGTAAAAGAGTATTTTGGCAAAGATCCCAACAAGAGCGTAAATCCCGACGAAGTTGTTGCAATTGGAGCCGCAATTCAGGCTGGTGTTTTGGGTGGTGAAGTAAAGGATGTACTGCTTTTGGATGTTACACCTTTGACTTTGGCAATTGAAACTTTGGGTGGTGTTGCAACGCCGATGATTTCCAGAAATACCACTGTTCCTGCAAGTAAGGATAATGTTTTTTCAACCGCAGCTGACAATCAGACCCAAGTCGAGATACACGTAGTTCAAGGAGAAAGACCGATGGCGTCTGATAATAAGTCACTTGGTAGATTCGTGTTAGACGGTATTGCTCCCTCTCCGCGGGGTGTGCCGCAGATTGAAGTTACTTTCGACATCGACGCTTCGGGAATATTGAAGGTGACGGCAAAAGATAAAGCGACAGGAAAAAGTCAGAACATAACAATTACGGGTGCTGTTGGTTTATCGGACGATGAGATTGAGAGAATGAAGGAAGAAGCGGAAAAGCACAAAGAAGAAGACAAGAAAAAACAAGAAGAAGTTGAGATAAAAAATAAAGCCGACGCAATTGTTGCAACCGCGGAAAAAGCTATTAAAGATACGGGTGATAAGTTAGACGTAAAAATTAAGGAGGATATTGAGGAAAAAATAAAAGCCGTTAAAGATGTGGTTGACTCAGGCGATAAAGAGAAAATAGAAAAAGCCGTTGAGGATTTGTCGAGTAATTTGCAAAAGATTGGAGAGAGCGTTTATGGAGGCAAAAATTCCGAACAGCCGGAATCCAAAGAGAATGATGGACAAGATGGCGAGGAAAAAGCCGATGATAAGAGTGAGAAAAAAACTTCAGATAAAGAAACTGCCGAAGAGGGAGAAGTTGTTGAGTAA
- a CDS encoding PilN domain-containing protein, which yields MAARKKNSQINLMPQEGFSATTAGRVLFWILSSFRIIVIVTEIIVMFAFLSRFWLDANNTDLNEEIQQKSSLIAARQGFESEFRDVQGRTEIFDSLTKNEGTVSTAMENIVKSLPPDVTLEEVEFDKPSVTISGFSSSERSIQQFIVNVSAKKTFTNIGLSEISADVENPSILEFAIIAEYNL from the coding sequence ATGGCTGCCCGGAAAAAAAATTCTCAAATAAATCTAATGCCACAGGAGGGTTTCTCTGCAACAACTGCAGGGAGGGTTCTCTTTTGGATTTTGTCTAGTTTCCGAATCATTGTTATCGTAACGGAAATTATTGTTATGTTTGCCTTTTTATCCCGATTCTGGTTGGACGCCAACAACACCGATTTAAATGAAGAAATTCAACAAAAAAGTTCACTTATTGCCGCACGGCAAGGTTTCGAATCCGAGTTCAGAGACGTACAAGGAAGAACGGAAATATTTGATAGTCTAACAAAAAACGAGGGTACCGTCTCCACCGCCATGGAAAATATCGTAAAAAGCCTTCCTCCTGACGTAACCCTTGAAGAGGTAGAATTTGATAAACCCTCTGTCACCATTTCAGGTTTTTCTTCGAGCGAAAGGAGCATACAGCAATTTATTGTGAATGTATCTGCCAAAAAAACCTTTACCAATATCGGACTATCGGAAATCAGTGCGGATGTCGAAAACCCGTCTATTCTTGAATTTGCTATTATTGCTGAATATAACTTATGA
- the grpE gene encoding nucleotide exchange factor GrpE, giving the protein MKKRKNVKTDEQEKADNAYDGVVSENKELKNQLMRALADYDNLTKRVEKERLVFSEMARVRLISNILPAIDALYGAQEHLKDQGLAIVIQTLEDSLAQSGIMNIKTQIGEKFDEEYHEAVETISDMEIDNGQVTKVILTGWKTQDGSIIRPTKVQVNKLN; this is encoded by the coding sequence ATGAAAAAGCGCAAGAACGTTAAAACCGATGAGCAAGAAAAAGCTGACAATGCGTATGACGGTGTTGTTTCGGAAAACAAGGAACTGAAAAATCAGCTAATGCGAGCACTTGCGGATTATGATAATTTAACAAAACGTGTCGAGAAAGAGCGATTGGTTTTCAGTGAAATGGCAAGGGTTCGATTAATTTCGAATATTCTACCAGCGATTGATGCTTTATACGGAGCGCAAGAACACTTGAAAGATCAAGGTTTGGCTATAGTTATTCAAACCCTTGAAGACTCACTTGCACAGAGTGGAATAATGAATATAAAAACACAAATAGGAGAAAAATTTGACGAAGAGTATCATGAGGCGGTTGAAACAATTTCGGATATGGAAATCGACAATGGTCAAGTAACGAAAGTAATTCTAACTGGATGGAAAACACAAGATGGGTCTATAATAAGACCTACAAAAGTACAAGTTAATAAATTAAATTAA